In Lolium rigidum isolate FL_2022 chromosome 7, APGP_CSIRO_Lrig_0.1, whole genome shotgun sequence, the DNA window GCCAGACGGAGCTGTTCCCTATTGATCATGGCCTGTGCCTGCCGGAGAACTTGGAGGACCCTTATTTCGAGTGGATACACTGGGCGCAGGCGTCGATACCGTTCTCCGAGGAAGAGCTCGAGTACATCAGGAATCTTGATCCGGTAAGGGATGCTACAATGCTGCGGAGAGAGTTGCCCATGATACGCGAGGCTTGCCTCCGGGTCCTGATCCTGTGCACCATCTTCCTCAAAGAGGCTGCGACTTTCGGGCTTTGCTTGGCAGAGATTGGCGAGATGATGACCAGAGAGTTCAGAGGGATGGAGGAGGAGCCCAGCAAACTGGAGCTTGTCTGCATGGAAGCTAGAAAGAAGGTGGATGAATGGGAACCATTCTCTCCTGATGTTGAACAAGGGGAGGACATGGGTTTCCAGTTCTCCATGGATGCCTTAGGAGGCTACAGTGATGTGATTCGATCGCCAAGATTCCATTGCTCAGGCATCAAGGGTTCTAGCTTCAGGAATCCTCTGACAAAGCTTGTGGAGAGCATGGACGAGGACAAtgatgacgatgaagatcgaAAGGAGTTTTCCatgcattcatctcatcatcGGATCACATCTGCTGAGTTCAATCCTCCTAGTGTGTACAGAACTACTAGTTTGAATGGCAGTGTGCATGCCGTGAACAGGAGCGCCGACGAACAGCTCCCATCAAGTATGTGCTTTGTCAGGTTGTCGGACATGAGTGCAGAGGAGTGGCACGTCTTCGTTGAGAAGTTTCAGGAGCTGCTGAATGAAGCACTGGACGAATGCAAGGCGGCTGGAGCGCAGCGGATGAAGCAACGGTTGGGCACTTCCTGCAAATTTTGACTAGTACAATAGAGCAGGAGAGAAGATATGATCATATCTACAACTTCGGCCGAAAGTTGTGGTGTAACTGTCTAAAGTTTGTTCATCAGGTAGACGAAGGCTGGTGATGGATGTGGTGGGGAACTGCTACGCATGTTTATTACTTTTTTACGTTAAGACAAGTACTGCATAATAAATGCTTACCAGCTTGTGTATATTGCTTTAGTAGATGCTAAACACTAAGAATGCTATTCGTTGGCTGTTGCTGAACATTCTTTGTGTTGTGTGTGAGCAGTGTAAATATGCACCTCTGATGTAAATGCTTACCTGGTGTTGAACATCTTCAATGAACACTTGTCTTGCGATCGCTCTGATATCCAAATTTCTTGACGTTCCAGATCTGAGAAGATTATAATGTTGTCTGGAGTAGACAGGTTAATTGTCAACTCAAAAAGATCAGTGGAAGAATGTAAAAGACTAAGAAATGAGCTCTTTCCTAACAGCGGTTTCCTTGAATAATTGCAGACAGGGAACAAACTATCTTACTCAGAGTTTCATTATGCCTTCTGTTAGCAATAATAAAGGCTGACAGCAGCATCCAAGCTAATTTCAGCTGCAAAAGGCTGGTCTGTACAGTGTACAGTACTAAAAATTGTGAAGAAGCTATCCATGTCTGCTAGGGGGAGATATACCTTGGGTTGCTCATGCTGTGCCAAGTAAAACAGGAAGAATTTCACAAGAAAAATAGTAAGATTTCTTCTGTTGTAACAACATAAATAGTTAGGTGCAATGGTGAAGTTTTTTTTAGAATAACAGGGATGGAATCCTGGGTTCCATTGATAGATCAACAAACCTGACGAAGCTAGTCTAGTGGGCATAAACCCTCGCGTCCAAGGCACTAACACGTTCCGAAGTAAAAAAATTACAAAGCCAAACAGCTAAGATCAGAACTACATCAGCATCACACCCTCAAAACCATGCAAGACCCTAAAATTACACAAAAGTAGAGAGGCAGGCATCATGCAAGGAGAAAGCAGGGACCAGGGTCGATGTTGGGGTACCCAGGTTCCATGCTGCCCCACCTTCTTGGCATCTGGAGAGCGGTCAGCACTATCCCTCTCCTAGCGTCACAGGCAGAGCAGCACGAAGGTTCTGAGGCTTCCTGAAGCTTCACGACGGTGGCATCTCATGTCCAGGAGCAGCAACTCCCTCGGTAAGAGAGAGAGCTGGGTGCAGAACTGGTCGATAGCCTCCAGCCAGCATCTGGTCCTTGAAGATCAGTTTTCTGAGGCTTCCTGAAGCTTCACGACGGCGGCATCTCATGTCCAGAAGCAGCAGCTCCCTCGCTAAGAGAGAGAGCTGGGTGCAGAACTGGTCGATAGCCTCCAGCCAGCATCTGGTCCTTGAAGATCAGTTTTCACCTCTTCAAAGTTACCAGGACCAGTATCTACACCTGCAAGATATTAATCCATGGATGGCCGTTAAAAACCATGCCATTCTATTTTCCATAAGCTCAACACAACAGAATTCAGAACAGCATGCTTTTTATTAGCAATCCAAAATCTAGCAACATAGAAATAGCTATCTCTAATGTTTACATTAAAGAAATCAGCAACTACTGGCCAGATTTGTTTTGCTACAATGCACTGAAAAAAGAGGTGATGAATAGACTCATTTTCAATGCAGAACATGCAAACTTCTGGTTTATTCAAGTGTCTTTTTTTTCAAATTATCCCTAGTCATAAGCTTGTTATGTGCAAGGAGCCAAAGGAAAATGTGTAATCTGGGAGGCACATGCAAGTGCCAGGTAGCAGGAATGAAAATAGGGGCAACTCCTCCATAATTAATGATAGAGTAGAAAGATAAAGTGGAGTTTTCTCCCTTGTTCTCAAACTGCCAAATGAGAACATCTGAGTCAGAGGTGTACGTAATGCTTGAAGAAATTTCCTCAATCTCATACCATTTCTGCATCAGAGAAAGAGAAAAATTCCTCCtaaaagtgagatttaattgggaatcatCCCAGACCTGCTTGATAGTTTTACCTTGTTCATTACACATAACATAGAGGTCAAAAAACTGAATATCAAGAGGCTTGATAGTGCAGTGGTGAAGTCAAACCGTATGATGTATAAATAGAAGATTAAGAACAGAGATAACCTGCAGCAGTTAGGCATGGGTGGTGATTATATCATGGTACATTTATAGTTGTTCATACTGTCTGCACCGAGATTAATTTGAGCACTTAACATAACCAGCTATACAGCTACTGATTAACAACATATTGTTACCCTAACAAGAATGTTTAGctagtaaactaagtaaaagatGACCTGGTGTATGAATGGTTGTTGAGTGTTGACCATACTACTCATTTTTTATTAGTCGCAATCAAGCAAATAAGAGGGAACAAAAGTAGATCTTGCAATAAATTGAATTGCTCCAGTCGTGCAATCATTATGGTGGAACTGTTGAAGATATATAGTATTATTATCAAGCAACCCTCAATCAAGCATAGTGTCCATACCAACTCCATTTGCCAACACACAACTTGACGGCTGTCAAAATTCCCTGCAGGAGTTGTTGAGAAGAGTGTGCTATACCAAAATAGTGAATGATAACACAAACCAAGTATGGAATATATTCCAGTACATATGCAAGATGACTAAATAATAATGTGATATGTAGAATGGCACCAGCTTGACAATCTTATCTGAGAGCTGGCTGCCAGACTCCAAGAAATTACATAACGCTGCCTATCTTTCCATATGcaattatttactactttgtcttCATTTCGGTATCACAAAACAGCAAGCCAGTAACCAAATGTATtttagtactacctccgttccaaaataagtgttgtaactttgtctagatacaagtTGCAACACTTATTTTGGATGGAACTGCCTGCATTATTCAAAAGCCTTCAATACAAGATCTTCCTAAGTGGAATACATATCGTCCAATACAGAAACAATAACACAAAATATTGACAAAGGTCATGTCAGAAGAAATTTGTCTCCTAGAGGCTAGAGTGCATTATCCACATTTGTTTTTGGCCATGTCACTCTCACGACAAGAAACAGCTTATAAGAGCGTAATATATTAGTAGGTATTAAGTGATCAAGTAGAACAGTTACAGTGGCTATGGATTACACGGGCAGGCATTCTGCATGGATATGATTATTATTTTTCTATCAAGAAATTATAATGCATTATAGTTGTATTGTAGTTTTGCATGAGCAAACTGCAGAATCAACTTCAGTTAACACTTCAACACTACGAAAATTGGAAACTGTGCTTTGGGCTTTGGAGTGATGATCCTAGTGAACCTAAAGTCTGTAACCTGTATACTTCAGCGGAATATTCACTTTCAAGGGTTGATCTGTGGGTGGACGAAACTTATGAACATCTCATAGTGTTCAGTTGATTACTTGCTAAAAATGCATAGCTGATTAATGAGACCGTCTATAATGCCTTGATGGAACCACTGCCAAGCAACTAAATCCCAAGTGAGCTCAAATAAAAATCTATTCAGGATGACTCAGTTCAGCATGCATTAATCTATAAAAACATATTGCTTCATCCTGGTTACAGGCATGCAAATCGAACCTGGGAGGATAAAAGTGCCCCACCCCCATGTATAAAAAGGCCCTTAAAGTTGTTGTTTCGATACCAGAAGAATCCAAAACATATGGTTGATATCCAAATTAAACCACTCGGGCATAAGATGCAGTGCTTAATTATTTTGGGAACTAAAATCGAAGATCAGTTGAACTCGTGTTTTTAAGCATAGAAATTACAAATCAAAACTATCCGGATAAAACAGCAGAAGATCCTTTTCATTACAGAAATGGAAATGAAATCATTTACAAGTCACTGTTTGCTAAGAAAATGGAACGAGAAAAGCGGACCTCCATTTGTAACAACACTTCTAACTAATGGGGCAGTGAAAGATCTCCGATGGCATGACTTGAGAAAATTGGTGGCTCAAGTCAAATACTAGAAATGCTCTAAATTGTAAAGCTCAAAGAAGGCGCATACAAATTCACCTAGTATTTGAGCTCAAATCTTCACAATGCTTCTGAATACTGAACCCTAGGTATGCTCCAATTGGACATCACATAGGCATGAAGCCCAAGAATTTGAGCTCAAATCTTGACAATGCAGTTTGTTGCCGCCATCAAAAGATGGATGTATCAAACCTTGGCTCATAAAAGCAGAACTGTGTATTGCACAACTGGCTTGCGCAACCAGCAATCCACGACCAAGCCTTCTTGTCGACATCGTAGAGAAGGCCTTTGCCCTGGTTCCACGAGGTGAAACAGATCAAGTTGTCCTGCCCAAAGCACTCGAACCTCTCAGCAGACAGCCTGAGGAGTGCCCTGAAGTACTTGGGCGGCATCCTGCTAATCTCGACCCAGATGGTCTTGCCATGATCCAGCTCCCAGATCCTCATGCTCTGCAGCGTGCTGTACAGCCCGATCCTCCCGACGAGGAAGAGCCGTCTGCGAGCCCCGGCAACGAGGTACCCATCCAGCAGCGAGCGCGGGAACTTGGCTGGTATGTGCTCCCAATGGCCCGCGTCCACTTTGTACATCATCAGCCCGAGCGGCGAGAGCGTCTCGAGGTAGAGCCGGGAGTCGCAGAAGGCCATCTTGGAGGAGCAGAGGTTCGCGGCGGGCATCATCTGGTGGACGGACCATTTGTCCTCCCTGGAGTCGTAGACCTCGGTGGGGAGGGTCCTgtcgtcgctggcggcggcgatgagTTTGTAGCAGCGGAGTTTGCGGTCGACGGCGAGCACGAGCTGGCGCGGGTGGTTGTGGCGCATGGCCGGCAGCGCCCGCCAGGCCTGGGTCAGCGGGTTGCAGACGATGGTGCGGAATGCGGCCCCGTCGGAGCCGGCGAGGCAGACGAGGCCCCCCGAGGAGCCGACGAGGGAGAGGTCCCAGGCGGGGAGGAAGGTGAGGGGCAGCCGGTACCGCGCGCGGAGCGGCAGGCTCAGCGCGCCGCAGTGGGGCGGGGTGCCGCGGGTGAAGGCGAGGAGGCAGGGCCCgtgggagggcgcggcggcgtgcgCGGCGAGGAAGGATGGGTCGCCGCCCCGCAGGACGGTGCCCCAGCGGCGCGAGACTGCGCGGAGGCGGGAGAGCAGGAAGGGCGGGACGCGCGCGAGGATTTCGAGGAGGAGGTCGTCCGGGAGCGCGGCCCAGACGCGCGGGTCCATGGCGTcggcgggcgaggcggcggcggaggtgggggAGGCGGAGGGCGCCCTGTTGGGCGTCGGCAAGCAGGTCTCCTCGTCGAGCCCCCGCGGCTTGGTGCGCGGCCGCGACGGACTCGTGGGCCGggcggccgccgcgcgcgcgctcgccgccgccgccgtcgagtccATCGGCGGGATCGGGGTTGGGGAAATCTGGAATCCTTGGGAGTCGCTGCTCTCTGTATTTTTGGTTATTTTTTTCTGTCCTCTTTTTGGACGGAGTGGGCGGGCTCCACTGGCAGCTGGGAAATGGAAATGGGGGAGCACGACGCGACGTCGGGGAGCGGATGGATTCCGTTACTTTTTGGACGTTTTCGGAACGGAGGGGCCAACGGAACAGGAGGGGTTGGTCGCCGTCACTTGGCTTTGGCCGGCTGGATTTAAATTTGACAgggccaaaaaaaaaacagaaatataCTATACCAAGGATTCTCAAGCTCCATGGACATCTCACATTTTATTTGCTGATAATTGCCTTGTGTTCATGAAAGCTGATGTTCGAAGAGCTCGGCGTTTTCAGCCCAACTCTCCGGACCCCCTAATGAAGGAGGTTCTTCAGATTGAAAAGTATATGGGCCTTCCAACGGCTTCGAGTAGGCTCACGGATAATGTTTTTATCATATAGTGGAAAACTTGAGGTCTAAGGCTCAAGGGTGGTGCGAGAAGATGGTGTCTTTTACTGCAAGGGAGGTGCTAATTAAGTCGGTGCTTCAATCTTTATCAACCTAATCTATGAGTTGTTTCATACTCACAAAATATTTCTGCTCCAAATTGATGGCGATTTTGTCCAAGTATTGGTCGAGTGGATCACTTAACCGAATAGGAGAAGATGTCCTGAGGAGGTCTTGGCTTCAGGGACCTACAAAAATTTAATGATGCCATGCTAGGAAAACAAGCATGGAGATTATTTTTGAATCCTACCAGCCTGTGTGCAAGGGTATTGAAGCGTAGATACTTCCTAAAATTCAAAAATGGCCAGACTTACCAGTGGCGGACcaaaaaagtggtgcgccactggtaagccTAGGGAGGGGTGGACCAAGtagaaagttagcagtggcgcactactaGACAggtgggtgcgccactactaacatGCCTACCAGTGGAgtaccatttttggtgcgccaccctATATAGTAGTGGCACGCCTGTGTAGTGGTGTGTCATTGTTGGCAATCCTACGGTTatgcctttttctagtagtgtgaaGTGCATCTAAAGTTTGGAAGGCGGTCATATGTGGCAGAGAGGCTCTCAAGAAATGCCttgttcgacgagttgggaatggTTTGGATACCCTGATTTGGGAGGATCAATGGCTTGATGGGGTACCGGGGCGAAGACCTCTAGTGTACAAGCAGACTCAGATATGAAGTTTGTAGCTGAACTGATTGATTGGGCTACGGGGAAGTGAAATGAGGGTTTAGTGATTGAAACTCTCAATCCTCTTGACGCGGAATCGGCTCTCCGTCTAGCTCACCCATGGAATGGTGGCGCTGATTTCTAGGATTGGAATGAGGGGAAGAAAGGTATAAACTCAGTGGGGTTTGCTTACCATATGTAAGTACAAGAAATTGTTGATGTTCCCGAGTCGTCAAACTCAACTCAAGTCTGGAAGAAATTATTGCAGCTTAGGGTGGTACCCAAGGGATTCTTTAAAGGGATTCCTTCCGtgctactacctccgattcaagaaaTAAGACGCTTTTGTTTTCCGTGCTTtttatttgaccaagaattatttcaaatatatgttatcaccagaatttgaccggatcagaggtgggccgcgattaagatgggcttgaagaatatacatggaagatatacatgaatcggccttatatacaaagtttgcgctagtttgcccgtgtatctgtaaatatagtaggatacgtgtcggttagatagaatttggctcgtgcacggttgggattattcccacggtagaaagtctacggactataaatatgtatctagggttattgagaaaaacaacaatcacgttcatcacaaaccaatctaggcgcatcgccaaccccttgtttcgagggtttcttccgggtaagcatcatgctgcctagatcgcatcttgcgatctaggcgatacacgtttattcattgttcatgcgttgctcgtgctgaagccttgttgatggcgagcaacgtagttatcatagatgtgttagggttagcattgtttcatcgtatcatatgctttcgtccatgcaacccttagacgtctagccgcccttgcacctatcttaggtgtgagggcggcacctcgcttgatcattatttagtagatccgatccgttatgattgctccttgttcttcaaggattagtttaatatctgcatagttaggccttgcaaacgggttgaaggatccagtagcacgtagggtgtagtttgctagccctaagatgagatgttccggggatcaacttcatgttggtttttaggccttgtctagggtcggtttattatcaccgtgcgtggctgccaggctcaatcacgcgtaggatgttccgattatgtggtgaaaaccctaaatcgtcgtaggtcgttttagcttcatattgatcaagcaggaccaccatgtgatcgtatacctcatacggatcatgggtggatcggctccttgagccgattcacaggacaacctgagagccgatcgaggctcgtatttaatgtttacgtgtatgccatgcaggaactaagcgaagcaaatccatcaccttcctgaccaggtataggtcaggtggcacgcccttgcaccagcatcggacgtgcgtgccgaggctttgcgggccgtcgctcgagggaccagggccggccgcagtcctgggagcctcccggctctactgtgttgcccgtcgctgctcgccggtgggtttgtgaccgcaacacattctggcacgctcggtgggacggtcttcgacatcaactgcatcgccatctacatctgagatggcggaaggtactccagtcatgtacgaagatctgactgaggagctcaagaagaagtatgacgaggtcaaagctatcctcgaagccgacctcatcggctctttccgcagaacccgctcacacggcattaggtggaaggggttctcacccgaaggcgcgctcgatggagtggacctgtctgccctcgccgaagaacgcaccagtgtctcgcgca includes these proteins:
- the LOC124671173 gene encoding F-box/kelch-repeat protein At5g15710-like, with product MDSTAAAASARAAAARPTSPSRPRTKPRGLDEETCLPTPNRAPSASPTSAAASPADAMDPRVWAALPDDLLLEILARVPPFLLSRLRAVSRRWGTVLRGGDPSFLAAHAAAPSHGPCLLAFTRGTPPHCGALSLPLRARYRLPLTFLPAWDLSLVGSSGGLVCLAGSDGAAFRTIVCNPLTQAWRALPAMRHNHPRQLVLAVDRKLRCYKLIAAASDDRTLPTEVYDSREDKWSVHQMMPAANLCSSKMAFCDSRLYLETLSPLGLMMYKVDAGHWEHIPAKFPRSLLDGYLVAGARRRLFLVGRIGLYSTLQSMRIWELDHGKTIWVEISRMPPKYFRALLRLSAERFECFGQDNLICFTSWNQGKGLLYDVDKKAWSWIAGCASQLCNTQFCFYEPRFDTSIF